GTTCCTTCCAATGTCCCCGCCGGAAATTCTAATATCCGTCCCTGAATCGCAAAACGGTACTGGCGCACCAGTATAAGTTTACCTTCCGCTGTCACTGGCACAGCTAGCGCACCGCCAGGGTGACGAATACATTCCCATTCTCCTTCCGATTTATTCGGCAAACGCAAGCGATTAACTTCAAAATCAAACTTGCGTCCTTTATGAAACAGGCGTTGTCTTAGCAGTTGTGGTAATTCTCTACCTAATGGCATAGTAAAATCTGATTATCTGTGAATACAGAGGCAAAATCAGTGTTCTTCTGCTTTTAAGGATGGTAATTTTAATTGTCCATCCATAAATGTACATCAGAACAGTCTACCTCTTTCAGCAGCTCTTTAATAACACACCCGGAAACTGGTTCTATCCAATCTGGGGCAATTTCTGCCAAGGGGACTAACACAAAGGCCCGATCCCGCATTCGTGGATGGGGAATCTGGAGATTTGGTGTATCCAAAGTAATGTCATCATATAATAACAAATCCAAATCTAGGGTTCGTGGTCCCCAACGTTCCTGACGCACACGCCCAAATTGTTGTTCAATTCCTAACAAAATTTCTAATAACTGTTGAGGGAGTATTTCTACCTTTAATGTGACGCAGCCATTGAGGTAATCTGGTTGTGGTGGCCTGACAGCTTTGGTTTGATACCAATGGGATCTGGCTTCTAAAGCAATACCTGGCGTTTGGGCTAAAGTCTCTATAGCTGCTTCTAAAATTGTTTGGGAATCGCCGATATTACTACCAAGAGCAACGGCGCTTCGTCTTAGCTCTGCTTCGTCGTAGCCCGGTGTAGACATTATACTTTCCTGAAATAAGCCGTTTTCGGGCTGTCTTTGCGGATACTTGTCAATAGCTTTTATATTCGCAGTAGTGATCAAAATTGCCGCATTTTTTACAAAACTAAATTAACCAAATTTAAAAAACATTATTTTATAGTGAATTTAGTTAATTATTGATAGGATATTATACTAACACAATGGTAGTGCTATAACCCCAAAGTTGATTGATGGTGGTTATATAATTGCTTACTACTTTGAGCGAGGAACTGACGTGGGGAAGCTTACCTCCTGGTTCAAGCGAAGACCAACTAAATTGAGTGACTCTGGACAAGGAGGAACGAATGAGAGCTTACCACCAGCACATCTGGCGCAGACGAGGCAGTTACTGAGCAAAATGAAAATTTTACCATCTAAGATGAGGGTCAATCGGGCAACTGACGCTAAACCACTCTATCGCCGCTTCTGGTTTTGGGCAGGTTTAGGTGTTGGTGGTGGGATAGTTGCTTTGATCTACGGTATTAGTTTAATAGATCGGACTTTGCCAGATCAGTCCGAGTTGAATGCTGTGTTTCGAGAGCAAACGCTGACCATTAAAGCTGCTGATGGCACAATATTACAACAACAAGGTGAAGCGACCAGAGAACAGCTACAGCTAGAACAAATACCAGATAATTTAAAAAAAGCTTTCATCGCTTCAGAAGATAGAAGATTTAGGCAACACAACGGAGTCGATGTGCAAGGGATTGTCAGAGCGGGTTTGAATAATTTGCGATCGCAAGGTGTGGTAGAAGGTGGTAGCACCATCACCCAACAGCTAACGCGGATTCTGTTTTTAAAACAAGAGCAGACAATCTGGCGCAAACTTAAGGAAGTCCGCCTAGCCCAAAAAATGGAGCAAGAATTAACCAAAGATCAGATTTTAGAGCGTTACCTAAATCTGGTTTATTTGGGATCTGGAGCTTATGGTGTGGCAGATGCCGCCTGGGTATACTTTAGTAAGTCGCCAGATCAACTTTCTCTCGCGGAAATGGCAACGATCGCTGGATTAGCTCCTGCTCCTAGCTTATACGCCCCAGACAAAAATCCCGAAGCGGCAAAACGGCGGCGGAACTTGGTATTGCTACGGATGCAAGAAGACAAAATAATTACACCAGAGCAAAGGCAAGCAGCCGTTCAGGAGCCATTAGCCCTCAAAAGCAGTTTACCCAAGCGAGTCCAAGTAGAATCACCCTACTTTACCAGCTACATCCAAAAAGAATTGTCCAAGTATGTTTCTCCTAATGTGCTAAAAAGTGGGGGTTTAGTAGTAGAAACTACCCTGAACCCAAGTTGGCAGAAGGTGGCAGAAGAGGCAGTTGCCAAAACATTGCGAAATCAAGGACGCTGGGAAAACTTTAAGCAAGCAGCAATGGTGGCCATAGACCCCCGCAACGGTGAAATTAAGGCAATGGTTGGGGGAAAAGACTTTGGTAAAAATCAGTTTAATCGAGTTACCCAGGCACAACGGCAGCCAGGATCGACATTTAAAGGGTTTGTATATGCCACTGCGATCGCTACTGGCAAAAGCCCCTACGATAGCTACGAGGATGCGCCCCTTGTCGTAGACGGCTATGAACCGAAAAACTATAGTGAAAACTTCCGGGGTTCAATGAACATCCGAGAAGCCCTCACCCGCTCTGTTAATATTGTTGCGGTCAAGGTGTTGATTGATGTGGGTTTTACACCAACGATTAAACTAGCCCATGATATGGGGATAAAATCTGAACTCAAGCCCACCTACTCCTTGGCTCTTGGTTCAAATGAAGTCAATCTGCTAGAGTTGACGAGCGCTTATGGCAGTTTTGCGACTCAGGGATTGCACGCAGAACCTCATGGTATTACCCGCATCCTCAACCGCCAAGGCAAAGTCATCTGGTCAGCTAATTTCAAATCAAAACGCGCCCTTGACGCTGACAGTGCCGCCATCATGACTTGGATGCTACGCAACGTCGTTCAAGCGGGAACTGGTGGTGCTGCCCAATTAGCTAATAGACAAGTTGCAGGCAAAGCCGGCACCTCCGACGAAGCCCGCGATTTATGGTTTATTGGCTACATTCCTCAGATGGTGACAGGGGTATGGCTAGGTAACGATGACAACCGCCCCACTTATGGCAGTAGTAGTAGTGCCGCTTACACTTGGCGCGAATTTATGGAAAAAGCGGTAGAGGGGATGCCTGTAGAAAAGTTTCCCAAACGACCCAAGTTAGATGGTCGCAAAGGCACTATCAAAGCCCAGTCTATCAAGCCCAAACAAATGCTGAATCGTTCTATTGCCTCTAAAAATGATGACTCAGAAGGTGAAAGTGCGAGAAATTCTGATGAGAGTGGTTCATCTCGAAGACGTAGAAGAAGGAGAAGCTATTCTCAAGAAGAACAGCAATCGAGCAATTATACCCCAAGACGGAGAAGACGCGATCGCAGCGAATCAAGTTCTAGTAACTCTTCCTCAGAATCATCTACTCCACGGCGACGTTCTAGAAGAGTAGAATCTGATTCACCCCCACCTCGAAGAAGTCGGCGAGAGTTGCCTCCCGCAAATAGTTCTGGTTCTTCTGGTTCTTCATCATCACAACCATCTTGGCGGGATAGACTTAGACCTTCTAACTAGTAATGAGAAGTGGGCATTGTTGAGACTATGCACGACTTGACTTGGTAGGGGGCAGGGAGCAGGGGAAACAAGGGGACAAGGTGACTTCAGTCAGAACTTATAACAAGCCTTTCTCCTTGTCCTCAAGTCCTTTTTAGTCAACCAGACTCAATCTCAGAAGTCAAAAGATAAAAACGCCCAGTTAAAAGCACTGCACCCGTAAGTAGCCCTAGTACTAAACCCAACCATAAACCTATAGCACCCCAGCCGAAAGTGAATGCCATCAGATAGCCCCCACCTAGACCTACTACCCAGTAAGCGAACATAGTAATTAACACTGGCACTTTGGTGTCTTTCAACCCGATTAAAGCACCAGCAGCAATAGTCTGAATAGAATAAAATATTTGGACTATTGCCCCCGCAGCCAGAAAAGAAGTTGCCGTTTTAACTATCTCGATATTATCTAGATTACTGGTGTCCAAATACATTGCCACAATATAGTTGGGAAACAGCCAAAAAATTAGTGCCACAATACTTACAAAAGGAGTAACAAGCGCAATGCAGACTAATCCCGCTGTGCTTGCACCCTTGAGATCGTTTTGTCCCCTCAACTGTCCTACTCTCATTGTGACGGCATAGGAAATACCTATAGATACCGTTTCCACAAAACTTTCTGTCTCGACGGTAATTTCATGTGCTGCTAACGTCTCTGTTCCAAACCAACCCATCAGTAAAGCAGTGGCAGTAAATACTCCAATTTCTGCTCCATACTGTAACCCCAAAAACCACCCAGTTTGGAAGATATCTATAAACATCTTCCGATCAAATTTATCTAAAGCGCTATTAAGTTGGTATTTTTTAAAGTAGTTATCAAAGCAAATCCAATTAACGGCGGCAATAAAATTTAGCCAAAAAATGAGTGCGCTTGCCCAACCGATACCGGCTAAACCAAGGGCTGGTAAACCAAATTTACCGAACATTAGCACGTAATTAGCAACCGCATTTAATAATAGTCCAGCGACCGTAATTACTGTTAAGAATTGGGGGCGATTGAGGGCAGAGCTAACTTCTTTTAAGATACAAAAACCGAGTGCAGCCGGAAAACCCCAAACAATAGACCGCAAATAGGTTTGAGCTAATAATACATTGCTTTCTTCTTGACCAGTTAGCAGCAGGATATAGTCAAAGTGCCAAATGATAAACATCACAGGCAAGCACATCGTCACGGCTAACCAAATTCCTTGACCAGTAGCACGACTAACTTGATCTATTTTTCCTGCACCAAAAGCATTAGCGACACTTACACCCGCGGCTGAAAGAACAGAACGACAAACGGAAGCTAGGGTAGAAAAGGTAACAGCACCTAAAGCACCCGCAGCTAAAGCTTGGCTGTTAAGTAAGCCCATCATCACCCCATCTAATAAAGGAATGCCCGCTTCTAATATTTGAGTAATTACCAAAGGAACTGCTAATTGCAGGCAGGCTTGGACTTCTAATATCAGTTCTGACTTAAATTCTTTTGAAGTTAACTCCATTGGGGCGCTAAAAAAGCAATACTGAATACATTAAGATATATTAACGCCACAGGTGTAATCAACTCAAGCTATTAGCGATCGCCTGACTCAAAGAGAAATGTCTATAGTTATACTCTGTTTCTAAACTAAACTGTTTAGTTTGCACTTGGTGACAGCTTCGCCAGCTTCTACGCCAACTAAACTAATACTGCTCTGGTAAACAGCAAGTAGTAAGACTCTTTTCAATGTATATCTTTTACTAATGTACTGAAGTTAGTTTTTAAGGATTGCCCAAAGGGCAGTGCGCGAGAGCGCAATCACTCGTTTTTTGTCCACTCTCACAAAATCGCGTTGCTCCCATATAAAGTTTATTCGTGGCTAACAGGTAAAATAACTTTATTCTCTGAAAAATGGGGTAGAAGATTAACTTGTGAAGCGTATCGTCGAATTTCCTCTCGAAAACGGAGACTCAATTCTTGTAGAAGTAGATGAGCCTGGGCTAACTGATGATCGTATTGGTCTGCGAGATGAGATTATTCAAAAAGCTCAAAAAACTTTTGAGTCTGCTCTGGAACAAGTTAAGCCCATAGCAAATCTCATTATGACTAAAGTAAATAGTCTTAATCAGCCTGCCGACGAAGTCGAAATCAAGTTTGGCATCAAAATGAGTGCAGAACTTGGGGCAGTTATCGCTTCTGGCAATGGCGAAGTTAATTATGAAGTGACTTTGAAGTGGAAACGGGAGCCATAAGATGGCCACACCCCTGGAGTTATCAGTCGTCAGGATTTACTCAAACAGTGGCAAAGTTGTTGGTGCTGGCTTTTTAGTTTCCCAAAAATATATCCTTACATGTGCCCATGTGGTAGCAGATGCTTTAGGAATTGCTAGAAACACTGCCGAAATAATCAATGCAGAAGTCCGTTTGGATTTTCCTTTATTGGCAGCTAAAGAGTTTTTGAGCGCCAGGGTAGTATTCTGGCGGCCTGTTAACCCTAATGAGTTTGCGGAAGATATTGCGGGGCTGGAGTTAGAAAGCTCTCTTCCTGGTGCGGCTCATCCAGCACGATTGGTAGCATCAGAGGAATTATGGGGGCATTCTTTCCGAGTTTTGGGTTTTCCAAAAAACCAACCCAATGGGGTTTGGGCTACTGGACAAATCAGGGCTGGACTTGCAAATGGTTGGGTACAACTGGAGGATGTCAAACAACAAGGTTATGCATTAGAGCCTGGTTTCAGTGGTGCGCCGATATGGGATGAGCAGTTACAGGGTGTAGCAGGCATAGCAGTAGCGGCGGAAATGGAGCGAACAGCAGCTAAAGCAGCGTTTATTATTCCCACACAAGTGCTGATTACAGCATGGTCAGACTTGGTTGAGCAAGCTCTTTCTTTAGAAAAAATGCAGCAACAGCCAAAAGTGAAACGAGCCAATGACAGTGCTAGAGTTTTTATTAGCTATCGCAGCCAAGATCCAGATTTAACGTTAGCCCAGCAGTTTTATGAAGCAATAAAAGCGGCTGGGCATGAAGCATTTATGGCGGGGGAGAGTATACGGTTAGGCGAAAACTGGCCTGAACGCATAGATAGAGAATTGGAACAGTCTGATTACTTTCTGCTGCTCTTATCTCCTAAATCTGCAACTAGTGAAATGGTCACAGAAGAAGTCAGGCGTGCCAAGCAGTTGCAAGATTTAAATCCCGAAAATAAACCTATAATTTTACCTATCCGTGTGAACTTTCCTTTGGATTCGCCATTAAATTATGATTTACGGGGTTATTTGCAAAGAATTCAACAACGAGAGTGGAAATCATCTGCTGATACAGTCAAGATTTCGCAAGAAATTTTGACAATTCTAGCCGAAGATTATGAGGCTAACTATACAGAGGATGAGTTGACAACAGCAGTTGCGGTAGAAAATTTGGAAGAACCTCCTTTGCCAGTAGCAGAACCAGAGTTGCCAGAGGGTCAGGTAGATATGGCTTCTGCTTTTTATATAGAACGCCCTCCTATTGAAGAACACTGTTACGAGGCTATTTTAAAGCCTGGTTCTCTGATTCGGATTAAAGCGCCTCGACAGATGGGTAAAACTTCCTTAATGGCACGGATTCTTCATCAAGCTTCACAACAAAACTCTCTAGCCGTATCTTTGAGTTTTCAATTAGCAGATAGTAAAGTGTTCCCAAACTTAGATAAATTTTTACGCTGGTTCTGTGCTAGCGTTACTCGGAAACTAAGAATACCAAATCGATTAGCGGATTACTGGGACGAGATTTTTGGTAGCAAAGATAACTGTACAGCTTATTTTGAGGAGTATCTTCTAGCAGAAATCGATCGACCCCTAGCATTGGGTTTGGATGAAGTCGATTTAGTATATCAACACCCTGAAATTGCCGCGGACTTTTTTGGACTCCTGCGTGCTTGGCATGAAGATGCAAAAAATCGGGATATCTGGAAGAAATTGCGATTGGTAGTGGTGCATTCAACAGAAGTTTATATCCCAATGAATATCAATCAATCACCATTCAACGTGGGACTTTCGATTGAGTTGCCAGAGTTTAATGCTGAACAAGCCCAAGATTTGGCACGTAGGCATGGGCTAAATTGGAGGTCTTCAGAAATTGAACAATTGATGAATATGGTGGGAGGTCATCCTTATTTGG
This portion of the Nostoc sp. GT001 genome encodes:
- the folK gene encoding 2-amino-4-hydroxy-6-hydroxymethyldihydropteridine diphosphokinase; its protein translation is MSTPGYDEAELRRSAVALGSNIGDSQTILEAAIETLAQTPGIALEARSHWYQTKAVRPPQPDYLNGCVTLKVEILPQQLLEILLGIEQQFGRVRQERWGPRTLDLDLLLYDDITLDTPNLQIPHPRMRDRAFVLVPLAEIAPDWIEPVSGCVIKELLKEVDCSDVHLWMDN
- a CDS encoding penicillin-binding protein 1A codes for the protein MGKLTSWFKRRPTKLSDSGQGGTNESLPPAHLAQTRQLLSKMKILPSKMRVNRATDAKPLYRRFWFWAGLGVGGGIVALIYGISLIDRTLPDQSELNAVFREQTLTIKAADGTILQQQGEATREQLQLEQIPDNLKKAFIASEDRRFRQHNGVDVQGIVRAGLNNLRSQGVVEGGSTITQQLTRILFLKQEQTIWRKLKEVRLAQKMEQELTKDQILERYLNLVYLGSGAYGVADAAWVYFSKSPDQLSLAEMATIAGLAPAPSLYAPDKNPEAAKRRRNLVLLRMQEDKIITPEQRQAAVQEPLALKSSLPKRVQVESPYFTSYIQKELSKYVSPNVLKSGGLVVETTLNPSWQKVAEEAVAKTLRNQGRWENFKQAAMVAIDPRNGEIKAMVGGKDFGKNQFNRVTQAQRQPGSTFKGFVYATAIATGKSPYDSYEDAPLVVDGYEPKNYSENFRGSMNIREALTRSVNIVAVKVLIDVGFTPTIKLAHDMGIKSELKPTYSLALGSNEVNLLELTSAYGSFATQGLHAEPHGITRILNRQGKVIWSANFKSKRALDADSAAIMTWMLRNVVQAGTGGAAQLANRQVAGKAGTSDEARDLWFIGYIPQMVTGVWLGNDDNRPTYGSSSSAAYTWREFMEKAVEGMPVEKFPKRPKLDGRKGTIKAQSIKPKQMLNRSIASKNDDSEGESARNSDESGSSRRRRRRRSYSQEEQQSSNYTPRRRRRDRSESSSSNSSSESSTPRRRSRRVESDSPPPRRSRRELPPANSSGSSGSSSSQPSWRDRLRPSN
- a CDS encoding MATE family efflux transporter — protein: MELTSKEFKSELILEVQACLQLAVPLVITQILEAGIPLLDGVMMGLLNSQALAAGALGAVTFSTLASVCRSVLSAAGVSVANAFGAGKIDQVSRATGQGIWLAVTMCLPVMFIIWHFDYILLLTGQEESNVLLAQTYLRSIVWGFPAALGFCILKEVSSALNRPQFLTVITVAGLLLNAVANYVLMFGKFGLPALGLAGIGWASALIFWLNFIAAVNWICFDNYFKKYQLNSALDKFDRKMFIDIFQTGWFLGLQYGAEIGVFTATALLMGWFGTETLAAHEITVETESFVETVSIGISYAVTMRVGQLRGQNDLKGASTAGLVCIALVTPFVSIVALIFWLFPNYIVAMYLDTSNLDNIEIVKTATSFLAAGAIVQIFYSIQTIAAGALIGLKDTKVPVLITMFAYWVVGLGGGYLMAFTFGWGAIGLWLGLVLGLLTGAVLLTGRFYLLTSEIESG
- a CDS encoding CU044_2847 family protein gives rise to the protein MKRIVEFPLENGDSILVEVDEPGLTDDRIGLRDEIIQKAQKTFESALEQVKPIANLIMTKVNSLNQPADEVEIKFGIKMSAELGAVIASGNGEVNYEVTLKWKREP
- a CDS encoding AAA-like domain-containing protein yields the protein MATPLELSVVRIYSNSGKVVGAGFLVSQKYILTCAHVVADALGIARNTAEIINAEVRLDFPLLAAKEFLSARVVFWRPVNPNEFAEDIAGLELESSLPGAAHPARLVASEELWGHSFRVLGFPKNQPNGVWATGQIRAGLANGWVQLEDVKQQGYALEPGFSGAPIWDEQLQGVAGIAVAAEMERTAAKAAFIIPTQVLITAWSDLVEQALSLEKMQQQPKVKRANDSARVFISYRSQDPDLTLAQQFYEAIKAAGHEAFMAGESIRLGENWPERIDRELEQSDYFLLLLSPKSATSEMVTEEVRRAKQLQDLNPENKPIILPIRVNFPLDSPLNYDLRGYLQRIQQREWKSSADTVKISQEILTILAEDYEANYTEDELTTAVAVENLEEPPLPVAEPELPEGQVDMASAFYIERPPIEEHCYEAILKPGSLIRIKAPRQMGKTSLMARILHQASQQNSLAVSLSFQLADSKVFPNLDKFLRWFCASVTRKLRIPNRLADYWDEIFGSKDNCTAYFEEYLLAEIDRPLALGLDEVDLVYQHPEIAADFFGLLRAWHEDAKNRDIWKKLRLVVVHSTEVYIPMNINQSPFNVGLSIELPEFNAEQAQDLARRHGLNWRSSEIEQLMNMVGGHPYLVRVALYRIARQEIALEQLLQVAPTDAGRFWRPFAPTLVESKTTS